One Fictibacillus halophilus genomic window, TCCTGGAATGGGAATCGTGAGACATGCTGATGCAGGTTATGATTTAGCGATTGAAACGGCAAAAGAAAAAGGCGTAGATTTGCCAATGATCGAGAAATAAAAAGGAGTGTGACCAATGCTAGATACATTGATTTTTGCTGGACAGGTGGTAGTTCCGAAAAGTAATGGAGAAGCACTACGAGGTACACAGATGAATGAACTTTGCATCATCGATGACGGAGTAGTTGGCATAAAAGATGGAGTGATCGCTTTTATTGGAACGGCCGAAGAAGCGGCATCACTAAAGGCAAAAGATACAATTGATGCAGCAGGAAAACTGTTATCACCCGGCTTAGTGGACCCTCATACACATCTTGTGTTTGGGGGATCACGAGAGCATGAGCTCGCTTTGAAGCAACAAGGAGTTCCTTATTTAGAAATCTTGGCACAAGGCGGCGGGATTCATTCAACGGTCAAAGCAACACGTGAAATAGCTGAAGATGCTCTCTATAAAAAGGGAATGTTCCATTTAAACAGGTGTTTAACATATGGTGTTACAACGATGGAAGCAAAGAGTGGGTACGGATTGGATAAAGAGATTGAACTAAAACAGCTGAGAGTAGCAAAACAGCTGAATGAAACTCACCCGATCGATCTTGTTTCAACTTTTTTGGGAGCTCATGCTATTCCTGAGAATTATAAAGGTAGACCAGATGCCTTTTTAGAAGAGATGCTTTCTTTGTTGAGTGTTATCTCAAAAGAGGGTCTTGCAGAGTTTGTAGATATTTTCTGTGAGACAGGTGTGTTTACGGTAGAACAGTCTAAAGCCTTTCTTCAAAAAGCAAAAACTGCAGGATTTGGTGTGAAGATTCATGCGGATGAGATCGATCCTCTCGGTGGAACGGAGATGGCTTGTGAGATCGGTGCGGTTTCTGCTGATCACTTAGTTGGAGCAAGTAAAGAAGGGGTTCGTATGCTCGGTGAATCTGATACTATCGCAGTCCTTCTTCCAGGCACAACGTTCTATTTAGGAAAAGATCATTTCGCTCCAGCACGGGACATGATCTCAAGTGGAGCAGCAGTAGCACTGTCGACTGATTTTAATCCTGGAAGTTCACCGACAGAAAATTTGCAGTTCATTATGAGTCTTGCTGCATTAAAGCTTAAGATGACGCCAGAAGA contains:
- the hutI gene encoding imidazolonepropionase, which gives rise to MLDTLIFAGQVVVPKSNGEALRGTQMNELCIIDDGVVGIKDGVIAFIGTAEEAASLKAKDTIDAAGKLLSPGLVDPHTHLVFGGSREHELALKQQGVPYLEILAQGGGIHSTVKATREIAEDALYKKGMFHLNRCLTYGVTTMEAKSGYGLDKEIELKQLRVAKQLNETHPIDLVSTFLGAHAIPENYKGRPDAFLEEMLSLLSVISKEGLAEFVDIFCETGVFTVEQSKAFLQKAKTAGFGVKIHADEIDPLGGTEMACEIGAVSADHLVGASKEGVRMLGESDTIAVLLPGTTFYLGKDHFAPARDMISSGAAVALSTDFNPGSSPTENLQFIMSLAALKLKMTPEEIWNAVTVNAAYAIGRGHVAGSLEVGRKADLVLWDVPNYKYIPYHYGVNHVNKVWKNGKLVVGKGDIHANYTLST